The segment AGTCGGCCACCTTCGTGCGGCCGAGCTCGAACGCCTCGCTCGCCTCGGCACCCAGCTGGTGCATGGCGCGGGCGACGTTGGCGTTGTGCTGCAGGTAGTGCTGCTCGATGGCGTCGACGACCTGGCGCGGCTTCTGCGACGTGTTGGCGCTGTCGAGGTACACCAGCGGAAGACCGCCGGCGAGGGTGCGCTCGAGGATCGGGAAGTCCTTGCGGACCGCCTCGACGTCGTAGCCCGCACCGTTCGCCACCGAGGACACGGCAGTGCTCACCGTCATGCTCAGACCGCCGCGGCCTTCACGTACTTGTCGTAGCCCTCGGCCTCGAGCTGGTCGGCCAGCTCGCGGCCGCCGGACTCGGCCAGGCGGCCGGCGACGAAGACGTGCACGTGGTCGGGCTTGATGTACTGCAGGATGCGCGTGTAGTGCGTGATGAGCAGCAGCCCGCGGTCGCCCTGGCCGGTGTACCGGTTGACGCCGTCGGAGACGACCCGCAGGGCGTCGATGTCGAGTCCGGAGTCGGTCTCGTCGAGCACGGCGAACTTCGGGTTGAGCAGCTCCAGCTGGGCGATCTCGTGCCGCTTCTTCTCACCACCGGAGAAGCCCTCGTTGACGCTGCGCTGCGCGAACGTCGGGTCGAGCGTGACGCGCTCCAGGGCGGCGTTGACGTCCTTGACCCACGTGCGCAGCTTGGGAGCCTCGCCGTCGATGGCGGTCTTGGCGGTACGCAGGAAGTTCGCGACCGACACGCCCGGGACCTCCACGGGGTACTGCATGGCCAGGAAGAGCCCGGCCCGCGCACGCTCGTCGACGCTGAGCTCGAGGATGTTCTCGCCGTCGAGCAGCACCTCGCCCTCGGTGACGGTGTACTTGGGGTGACCGGCGATCGAGTAGGCCAGCGTGGACTTGCCCGAGCCGTTCGGGCCCATGATGGCGTGGACCTCGCCGCTGTTGATCGTGAGGTCGACGCCGCGGAGGATCTCCTTGTCGCCCTCCTCGGTCTTGACGGTGACGTGCAGGTTCTTGATCTCGAGGGTGCTCATGTGGTTCAGCTCCTGGTGGGGGCGGAGACGTCGACGAGGACGCGTCCGTCGGTGATGGTCGTGTGGTAGGTGGGCACGGCCTCGGTGGCCGGCAGGTTCAGGGGCGAGCCGGTGCGCACGTCGAACCGCGACCCGTGCAGCCAGCACTCAATCTCACAGCCCTCCACCTCCCCCTCGGAGAGAGGGATGGCGGCGTGCGAGCACTCGTCGCGGATGGCGTAGACGTCGTCGCCGTCGCGCACGAGGGCGATGTCGACGCCGTCGACGGTCACCGGGGTCGCCGTCCCCTCGACGAGGACGTCGAGGGGTGCGGCGAACCGCGGTCCGCCGACCTGCTGGTCGGTCTGCTGCTCGCTCATCGGCTCAGGCACCTGCCTCGGTCGGGGCCTCCGGGCGGCGGTCCAGCTTCGACAGGTCCGCACCGGACAGCTCGTCCTCGATGGCCGCGACGAGCCGCTCCTGCAGCTCGGGCACACCGATCCGACGGATGATGTCGTTGAAGAACCCGTGGACGACGAGACGACGGGCCTCGGACTC is part of the Aeromicrobium sp. Leaf245 genome and harbors:
- the sufC gene encoding Fe-S cluster assembly ATPase SufC — encoded protein: MSTLEIKNLHVTVKTEEGDKEILRGVDLTINSGEVHAIMGPNGSGKSTLAYSIAGHPKYTVTEGEVLLDGENILELSVDERARAGLFLAMQYPVEVPGVSVANFLRTAKTAIDGEAPKLRTWVKDVNAALERVTLDPTFAQRSVNEGFSGGEKKRHEIAQLELLNPKFAVLDETDSGLDIDALRVVSDGVNRYTGQGDRGLLLITHYTRILQYIKPDHVHVFVAGRLAESGGRELADQLEAEGYDKYVKAAAV
- a CDS encoding non-heme iron oxygenase ferredoxin subunit; this encodes MSEQQTDQQVGGPRFAAPLDVLVEGTATPVTVDGVDIALVRDGDDVYAIRDECSHAAIPLSEGEVEGCEIECWLHGSRFDVRTGSPLNLPATEAVPTYHTTITDGRVLVDVSAPTRS